One genomic segment of Fusobacterium nucleatum includes these proteins:
- a CDS encoding MlaA family lipoprotein, whose product MKIKKLLLLSVLSLTLISCSNTNEVNKSNMDYSEASNVVYANPGESNFIADEADPLEAFNKRMYHFNYQIERLVITPIVNTYKFITPDFVEDRVSNFFKNAKVLNTMANSAFQFKGRKSMRALGRFTINTVLGLGGLFDVASKMGMPKPYEDFGLTLAYYGVGRGPYLVLPILGPTYLRDAFGMGVDSVVAGKIDIYKRMYLFDSALVNYTDASLFVLKGIDLRKNINFHYHQTNSPFEYEYVRFLYSKYRGIQEAASKQ is encoded by the coding sequence ATGAAAATTAAAAAATTATTATTACTTAGTGTTTTAAGCCTGACTCTAATTTCTTGTAGTAATACAAATGAAGTTAATAAATCTAATATGGATTACTCAGAGGCTAGTAATGTCGTATATGCTAATCCTGGTGAAAGTAATTTCATTGCTGATGAAGCTGATCCACTTGAAGCATTTAATAAGAGAATGTATCATTTTAACTATCAAATAGAAAGATTGGTAATTACTCCTATTGTTAATACATATAAGTTTATTACTCCTGACTTCGTTGAAGACAGAGTAAGTAATTTCTTTAAAAATGCAAAAGTATTAAATACTATGGCTAATTCAGCTTTTCAATTTAAAGGAAGAAAATCTATGAGAGCCTTAGGAAGATTCACAATCAATACTGTGTTAGGCTTAGGAGGACTTTTTGATGTAGCTTCAAAAATGGGAATGCCAAAACCTTATGAAGATTTTGGATTGACACTTGCATATTATGGAGTAGGTAGAGGGCCTTATTTAGTATTACCAATTCTAGGACCTACATATTTAAGAGATGCTTTTGGAATGGGTGTTGATAGTGTTGTAGCAGGAAAAATTGATATATATAAAAGAATGTACTTATTTGACTCTGCCTTAGTAAATTATACAGATGCTAGTTTATTTGTATTAAAAGGTATAGATTTGAGAAAGAATATTAATTTCCATTATCATCAAACAAATTCACCTTTTGAATATGAATATGTAAGATTTTTATATAGTAAATACAGAGGAATACAAGAAGCAGCAAGTAAACAATAA
- a CDS encoding serine/threonine protein kinase, producing the protein MKKLLSKVVLFLILSLTAFSYNFPIDDPYSATIIGSATMMTPGISENIPLKVYSIQIKDKKDISDVFWYASEFKFSFSKQKNKKAPLIFVLAGTGSDYSTTRVQFMQRIFHSAGYHTIAISSQMSQQFMISASSNSVPGLLLEDNKDIYKAMKLAYNKIKDQVEVTDFYIMGYSLGGSNAAVLSYIDEKEKVFNFKRVFMVNPPVELYDSAVKLDKFLDDYTGGKSAGIEKLLNTTLARVKGGLTNEYANIGADTIYNIVKGDILSDAEKKAYIGLAFRLTSNDLNFISDFITKSHVYTKNPEKVNKFTNMKEYFKAVNFATFEDYVNKVGFPYYKKYNKDFTNEDLKREASLKVIEDYLRTSPKIAAVTNADELILDEKDIDYLKDVFKDRLVIYPKGGHCGNMFYKENVDVMLKFLNEGVLKYEN; encoded by the coding sequence TTGAAAAAATTATTAAGTAAAGTGGTATTATTTTTAATACTATCATTGACAGCATTTTCTTATAATTTTCCAATAGATGATCCCTATTCGGCAACTATTATAGGAAGTGCAACAATGATGACACCAGGAATTAGTGAGAATATACCATTAAAAGTATATAGCATACAGATAAAAGATAAAAAAGATATTTCTGATGTATTTTGGTATGCAAGTGAATTTAAATTTTCTTTTAGTAAACAAAAAAATAAGAAAGCACCTTTAATCTTTGTTCTAGCTGGAACAGGTTCAGATTATAGTACAACAAGGGTTCAATTTATGCAAAGAATATTCCACAGTGCAGGATATCACACAATAGCAATAAGCTCTCAAATGAGTCAACAATTTATGATTTCTGCTTCTTCTAATTCTGTACCAGGTCTACTTTTAGAAGATAATAAGGATATCTATAAGGCAATGAAACTTGCTTATAATAAAATCAAAGATCAAGTAGAGGTTACAGATTTCTATATAATGGGGTATAGTCTAGGTGGAAGTAATGCAGCTGTTTTATCTTACATAGATGAAAAAGAAAAGGTTTTTAACTTTAAAAGAGTGTTTATGGTAAACCCTCCAGTAGAATTGTATGATTCAGCAGTAAAATTGGATAAGTTCCTAGATGACTATACTGGTGGAAAATCAGCAGGAATAGAGAAATTATTAAATACAACTTTAGCAAGAGTTAAAGGTGGATTGACAAATGAGTATGCAAATATAGGTGCTGATACTATCTATAACATAGTAAAGGGAGATATCTTATCTGATGCAGAAAAAAAAGCATATATAGGTTTAGCTTTTAGATTGACTTCAAATGATTTAAACTTTATTTCAGATTTTATAACTAAAAGTCATGTGTATACAAAAAATCCAGAAAAAGTAAATAAATTTACAAATATGAAAGAATACTTTAAAGCAGTTAATTTTGCAACTTTTGAAGATTATGTTAATAAAGTGGGTTTTCCATATTATAAGAAATATAATAAAGATTTTACTAATGAAGATTTAAAAAGAGAAGCAAGTTTAAAAGTTATAGAAGATTACCTTAGAACTTCTCCTAAAATTGCTGCAGTCACAAATGCTGATGAATTAATTTTAGATGAAAAAGATATTGACTATCTAAAGGATGTATTTAAAGATAGATTAGTTATCTATCCTAAGGGAGGACATTGTGGAAATATGTTCTATAAGGAAAATGTAGATGTTATGTTAAAGTTTCTAAATGAGGGGGTTTTAAAATATGAAAATTAA